Sequence from the Strix uralensis isolate ZFMK-TIS-50842 chromosome 1, bStrUra1, whole genome shotgun sequence genome:
CTTTGCATTAAAAGGAATTGAGAGCTCCATTAGAAGTTAGATGAAAAAGTTCATTAATCACTACGTTATCATAGCACAAGGAAAACCACAGCTACttttctaaaatagaaaaaattgaaGACCAGAAAGACCTTTGATTTCAATTACTTCATTCCCATTATCAATGCAAAACGTTTTCCCTTTACAATATATGAAAGGGTTCCATACATGGAACTTGTGGACAAGAACGACACCTCTCCTATAGGACTCCCTTGTCCTCAGCAGTTTAATCTTACTGTGAGGACACTTAACAATGGTAAGCTAAGACTATTTTCTCTATCATGTAATCAACAGAATGTATACATCCATTCTTGAAATGGCTATATAAAATGCACGTACCATTTCTTAAGGCAATTCTTTATTTAAAGCCCTTGGAGGAATAAAAAGATCAATGGGGATGCCTTAGTGTAGTGGTTATGGAAGTGACAAATGCTCTTTAGctacatatttaaaacaaacacacagcgAATAAATCTTCTCACATCTTTCATTCATATCTTCAGACCATCATCTGAGAAAGTATTTTATACAAACATTGTTAATTTTTGCGCCTAAAACCTGCTCATTATACTAAAACTACATCATCAAGTTGTGTTAGCAGCATTGCTGTCAAAACCTGTGAAAAGCCAGTAGTAATTATGCAGTGTAAGGCACAAAAAATAGGAACCGTGAGAAGTCCCATGTACCCTACAGTGTGTTCACCTAAGACAAAGAATTTAACTGAAGCTTGGTATGGGGAACATCATTTCATCTCCACTTGATTACTTACCCCAGTCATTGTCTTCATGTactatttcttcttcctgttcaACTACTTCTTGTTTTGGTCGTGCAGCttcttttttctgaaggaaaaacagaaaaaaataaaacccacaataTATGTAATAATCCAATTTTCATCAACAAAGATGATCAGATCTAATATTCACACTTCTTTTAAGATACGCAGTCACCATTTAGAAATTTGTTAGGCATAAAAACGCAGAATACCTGCAAGTtataaaaacccaaacccattaACACTCAAAAATAGATGACTGCCAGAAAGGTTGAGCAATTACTGCACAAGCAAATACTATCTAACTGAATGCAAGCCAGTCTGCCTAAAACCTAAAGCATTTTTACCTTataattttcttgctgttttctgcaatttTGGTCACTACATTGTGGATTTGGCTTCATAGACATAGTTGGAAAGAAATCCTGCATGGCATTGTAACCAAGATAATAACTCACAGTACCAAAATTTAACAGGTATCTAGAAACACAAACAGAGAAAGCAGACCCTTATATACAGATGCAAACCTAAAAATTCAGTTGCTCAAGGAATAATTTTTCCTCAAAGAACTTTTTGAATACACTTTCACACTAGTGAAGTTgtaaaaaattactgtaattgtTTTAAGATAAGCTGTAGTCACCTGACCACAGCGTAACTGCATCATCATAGAACCCAGTCCTCTTGTGGTGTGTGTGGAGAACAAGGCAGCTACagtctcagaaaaacaaaagtttaagTGTAAGCAGTTTTCTCCTGTGCCTTAATCCATTGCTTGAAACACTCAGGTGCTCTGTATTATGAAGGGAGAGTTTTCAACAGCTAATCAGAATCAGTTTAATCATCTTTACTACAGGGTCATACTGgcaatgaaaataaagatttaaattaCGCTGCAACATTTGCATTCTTCATTAAACACCTGTTGCTATGTAATTTTATGTAATACCTCTCTGCACAGCTGAAAATGGTGCTTAGTTGTTTGCAGGCACACttgcaaacagtatttttattctttgtaactAGAAATTTTTGGGGAACTGACAAAACCAAGCTAAGGCTAAAAATAGGCTAAATAAGATCCTATTCTCAAAAATGCTTGTAAAAGGCTGTGCATCGTTTTGAAACCAAATACAAAGTTGTTAAAGAATTTTCCTTGCTGATACAGGCAGTTCTTTTAGCAGCTGGAGTCATGTGACTACTTTTTGAAAGTATTAAAATACCTCCTATTGCTATATGCCTATTTTTCATTTACCTCAGGTTAGAATACAAACACTGCAAgagaaatgatttttttctttgtccatgTACAAAATTTCAAAGAGTTAGCACCATATTATTTTTGTGTATAATTCAGTGATGTCAAATGAGAGCATGTTTACATGCAGAACTAcagggaataaaaaataaaaagcgtGTGCGTGCAGTAAGATAAATTCTTAGGAAAACTCTGAAGACTTTTCCTTACCCCTGTAAAGTTCTATTAAGAACAGCAGCTCCAAAGTAAACACAGCAGTGATTCAAGCAGTGTATATTTCAGCCCTGTCCAGTGATGCCACTGCCTTTAGGAAATAGGCCACAAACATATAAAAAGAACCAGACCCATCATCATGAAATGTTCCTTCAGGCTTCTTTCTCTTACGGTGCTGTACACTGAATAGCAGCAATTCAGTCACTTACTTCAGAACATTTTGTACAAGAATTCCTGCCACGACACCCATAGTTGTAGGAAGACTAGCTGCACAAACTCCTTCTCGTTTTAATGTTTTCTCATCAATATTTGCAGCAACTACAAGTGGAGGAGCACActaaggggaaaataaagaaattcagtttaaaaaaagtatttaaaaaaagcacagatcACACAAAATTTTAAGCTACTCTATCAGCTGTGCCAGGCTCACATTCACTAGCCAGCTGATCTTCACACTCCCAGCCCCACTGTAAAAGACAAATGAAGAATTCAGCAGAGCACCGCATACCGCGAAACAAGCAGTTTCACCAGGTATGATCAGCTGTATATGTCCTGATACTGCATTTTCACTCACTCCAGATTCCATCCAGATTTGTCCAAGTTCATTGCAGGCcttataaacacagaaaaacacatcAGCACCGCAGAAggataatggaagaaaaaaaccccgtAGATTGAGAGTGATTAAATACATTGACCTTCCTGCTTTAAGATAAAAAGGCTATGATCAGAAAAAGGAACATGAAAAGGTAGAATAGAAATTGTTTCTCAAAGGACAAAGTAAAGCTGTCCTCATGAAGCCAGCCCTTTGTGCTTTCCTGAGGCCCTGAGACTTCTGAACAAATACAGGCATTAGTGATCCGGTTACTAGCACACTACAGAATCTAATTGCACAAACTACTTTTAGCGGCATGGATGTAGTGTCTCTGTGTACCCTCAGTGCACGCAATCTGCAGATCAAGTTAGCTGAAGGATAACAGAACACGTGTTTGGCACATACCCTACAGTGGCTACTActataaagaaaaacagtttgatTAGGTTTGATTAGCCTCAAGACATTTTTAGTATACAAAACGTCATATGAAGTATACAATTAGCTATACACAGTTAAAAAGGTTTTAAGATTTAACATGTCAGGCTTTGATAATACCTTTATATAAACAGGATAATTTGGAAAGACAGAGAGGAATTACGATACTTACTCTTTTACTAATCATTAGCTGTTAGTCTACAGTTATACATATAAAATGTGTTTCATAAGAATTGGGTAAAAGCTCAGATTCTGTTTCCTTAAACCAAGGAGGAAATTTCTTAGAAGATCCTTGATAAgttcctgtcttttctctagtCCCCACAATTTCCCACATTATTTACAGGAGAATATAGACTTCCACAAGCTCATGCCTTTGGTGGCCTTACCGTGTTAATTGCCATGCGAGCTTCAAAGTTGT
This genomic interval carries:
- the UBA5 gene encoding ubiquitin-like modifier-activating enzyme 5 isoform X2, producing the protein MNRLFFQPHQAGLSKVQAAEHTLRNINPDVQFEVHNYNITTLDNFEHFMDRISNGALEEGKPVDLVLSCVDNFEARMAINTACNELGQIWMESGVSENAVSGHIQLIIPGETACFACAPPLVVAANIDEKTLKREGVCAASLPTTMGVVAGILVQNVLKYLLNFGTVSYYLGYNAMQDFFPTMSMKPNPQCSDQNCRKQQENYKKKEAARPKQEVVEQEEEIVHEDNDWGIELVSEISEDELKAASGPVPELPQGITVAYTIPNKEENLLTEEMVAEPEESLEELMAKMRNM